In one window of Posidoniimonas corsicana DNA:
- a CDS encoding SH3 domain-containing protein — protein sequence MLDQSTRLAAIAVACSLLPGAARGGEDGFPYEATVIGAAATVYAGPGPHYYNTAELPRGARVQVYEETASGFCAVRPPEGSFSWASASALRLLGDGTAEVTRDQTPARVGSLLHNRRDAVHVRLDQGERVRVLAEQPIDGVDWVQIAPPSGEFRWVRRSDLTTDPTHQAAGDLEGSSAAVENQQGDWVQAAAHTTPAEQAPPPADAPGAEVVGAKPLPPASPPGAGDQPAATAMLPRLSGEFRDQLGALEVELSRQVSERPNLWRFDEIERRAAEMLAAAGDESERNAVRDLAARVDRFASIANRYRATRGVAPQVGLTRSSTPDATPPTIERIAESVTPLSGYDAVGTLRPVVSKRPNAPQYALVDTSGEIVSFITAGPDLNLGSLIGKRVGVQGVKGYMPEYQRSHVAAQRVASLTTAVR from the coding sequence ATGTTGGATCAATCCACACGCTTGGCCGCCATCGCCGTCGCCTGCTCGCTGCTGCCGGGAGCGGCCCGCGGCGGCGAAGATGGGTTCCCCTACGAGGCTACCGTGATTGGCGCCGCGGCGACCGTGTACGCCGGCCCGGGCCCCCATTATTACAACACCGCCGAGTTGCCACGCGGCGCCCGAGTTCAGGTTTACGAGGAGACCGCCAGCGGCTTCTGCGCGGTGCGTCCCCCCGAGGGCAGCTTCAGCTGGGCGTCCGCGAGCGCTCTGCGGCTGCTGGGCGACGGCACCGCCGAGGTGACCCGCGACCAGACGCCCGCCCGCGTTGGCAGCCTGCTGCACAACCGTCGGGACGCAGTTCATGTCCGACTCGACCAGGGCGAACGCGTGCGCGTGCTCGCGGAGCAGCCGATCGACGGCGTTGACTGGGTGCAGATCGCGCCGCCGTCGGGGGAGTTCCGCTGGGTGCGGCGCTCCGATTTGACAACGGATCCGACCCACCAGGCCGCCGGGGATCTTGAAGGTTCGTCTGCAGCCGTGGAGAACCAGCAGGGTGACTGGGTGCAGGCGGCGGCCCACACAACGCCGGCGGAGCAAGCACCGCCGCCCGCCGACGCTCCAGGCGCCGAGGTGGTCGGCGCCAAGCCGCTGCCTCCGGCCAGCCCGCCAGGAGCCGGCGACCAACCCGCAGCCACTGCTATGCTCCCGCGCCTCAGCGGCGAGTTCCGTGACCAGCTCGGAGCGCTCGAGGTCGAGCTCTCCCGTCAGGTGTCCGAGCGTCCGAACCTCTGGCGGTTCGACGAGATCGAACGCCGCGCCGCCGAGATGCTCGCCGCGGCGGGCGACGAGTCGGAGCGGAACGCCGTCCGCGATCTGGCCGCCCGCGTCGACCGTTTCGCGTCCATCGCGAACCGCTACCGCGCGACCCGAGGCGTCGCCCCCCAGGTGGGGCTAACCAGGAGCTCAACCCCCGACGCGACTCCGCCGACGATCGAGCGAATCGCAGAGAGCGTGACGCCCCTATCGGGCTACGATGCGGTGGGCACCCTCCGGCCGGTGGTCTCGAAACGCCCCAACGCTCCGCAGTACGCATTGGTCGACACCAGCGGAGAGATCGTCAGCTTTATCACGGCCGGTCCTGACCTCAACCTGGGATCGCTGATTGGCAAGCGTGTCGGCGTGCAGGGCGTGAAGGGCTACATGCCGGAGTACCAGCGGTCTCACGTCGCGGCGCAACGCGTGGCCTCGTTGACGACGGCTGTTCGCTGA
- a CDS encoding serine/threonine-protein kinase has product MSAPQHLGPYKIGKQLGKGGMGAVYEATNEETGERVAVKTLAAELAGGEGFRERFQAEIESLRTLRHPNIVRLYGYGEEDGVHFYSMELVDGVSLEEELRQGRRFDWREVTRIAVQVSRALKHAHDHGIIHRDIKPANILLADEQVKLADFGIAQLFGGAKLTTARGVVGTADFMSPEQAGSRPITDRCDQYSLGCVMYALLAGRPPFRAKGLPEMLQLQRYAEPEPVSRFAPGTPKQLERVIMQLLEKSPRDRFPNAMALAKHLEAMSLALSRPPRPDTDFDVQPDDEPDDNLDFAETPADDGHADAPSLHDYETLAPPTRGPSDVSLAVRPSTVDLPAPPAEEREKRFTQVADEPLLTQAELRPLWQSLLQGALLLALVVGGGWAVAWAVWPATADQLYERITEAAAEGDQSLLAAEDDLHSFVERFPDDPRVTELAPLAEQLAFARTERRMLAKLRLREASDSPVEALYLQAMRAAKDDPERALRDMRAMIALLSQEPPPGADEDAVALLQLAEQQSNRLERRVASRAKSQLPFLTERLDAARRLSESDPAAAREICQAVVQLYSDRDWADAPVGEARALLSELQGSQ; this is encoded by the coding sequence ATGTCCGCACCGCAGCACCTTGGGCCGTACAAGATCGGCAAACAGCTCGGCAAGGGCGGGATGGGCGCCGTGTACGAGGCCACCAACGAGGAGACCGGCGAACGGGTCGCGGTCAAGACGCTGGCCGCCGAACTGGCCGGAGGCGAGGGGTTTCGGGAGCGGTTCCAGGCCGAGATTGAATCGCTCCGCACGCTGCGGCACCCGAACATCGTCCGCCTGTACGGCTACGGGGAGGAAGACGGGGTCCACTTCTACTCCATGGAGCTGGTCGACGGCGTCAGCCTTGAGGAGGAGCTTCGCCAGGGCCGCCGCTTCGACTGGCGAGAGGTGACCCGCATCGCCGTGCAGGTCAGCCGCGCCCTGAAGCACGCCCACGACCACGGCATCATCCACCGCGACATCAAGCCGGCCAACATCCTGCTGGCTGACGAACAGGTAAAGCTGGCCGACTTCGGCATCGCCCAGCTGTTCGGCGGCGCCAAGCTGACCACCGCCCGCGGGGTGGTGGGCACCGCCGACTTTATGTCGCCCGAGCAGGCCGGCTCCCGCCCCATCACCGACCGGTGCGACCAGTACAGCCTGGGCTGCGTGATGTACGCGTTGCTGGCGGGCAGGCCGCCATTCCGCGCGAAGGGCCTGCCCGAGATGCTGCAGCTGCAGCGGTACGCCGAGCCCGAACCGGTTTCTCGGTTCGCCCCCGGCACGCCCAAGCAGCTCGAGCGGGTGATCATGCAGCTGCTCGAGAAGTCCCCGAGGGACCGCTTCCCCAACGCGATGGCGCTCGCCAAGCACCTCGAGGCGATGAGCCTGGCGCTGTCTCGCCCCCCTCGGCCCGACACCGATTTCGACGTTCAGCCCGACGACGAGCCGGACGACAACCTTGACTTCGCCGAGACTCCGGCCGATGACGGCCACGCAGACGCCCCCAGCCTGCACGACTACGAGACCCTCGCGCCGCCCACCCGGGGTCCGTCGGATGTCTCGCTGGCCGTGCGGCCTTCGACCGTTGACCTCCCTGCCCCGCCGGCCGAAGAACGCGAGAAGCGGTTCACCCAGGTGGCCGACGAGCCGCTGCTCACCCAGGCCGAGCTCCGCCCACTGTGGCAGTCGCTGCTGCAAGGGGCGTTGCTGCTGGCGTTGGTGGTCGGCGGCGGCTGGGCGGTCGCCTGGGCGGTCTGGCCCGCCACCGCGGACCAGCTCTACGAGCGCATCACCGAGGCCGCCGCCGAGGGCGACCAGTCGCTGCTGGCCGCCGAGGACGACCTGCACTCCTTTGTCGAACGCTTCCCGGACGACCCGCGGGTCACGGAGCTCGCCCCGCTCGCCGAGCAGCTGGCGTTCGCCCGTACCGAGCGCCGCATGCTCGCCAAGCTGCGGCTCCGCGAGGCCAGCGACTCCCCCGTCGAGGCCCTCTACTTGCAGGCGATGCGTGCGGCCAAAGACGACCCGGAGCGGGCCTTGCGTGACATGCGGGCGATGATCGCGTTGCTGAGTCAAGAACCGCCTCCCGGCGCCGACGAGGACGCCGTTGCATTGCTGCAATTGGCGGAGCAGCAGAGCAACCGACTCGAGCGCCGCGTCGCCAGCCGCGCCAAGTCGCAGCTGCCGTTCCTGACGGAGCGGCTCGACGCGGCGCGGCGCCTGTCCGAGTCCGACCCCGCCGCGGCGCGGGAGATCTGTCAGGCGGTGGTGCAGCTCTACAGCGACCGCGACTGGGCGGACGCGCCCGTCGGCGAGGCGCGGGCGCTGCTGTCCGAACTCCAGGGCAGCCAGTAG
- the hemL gene encoding glutamate-1-semialdehyde 2,1-aminomutase yields the protein MPKLDHSASHQAFARAKQLMPGGVNSPARAFGAVGGEPLLIASAAGATMTDIDGNQYLDYVGSWGPMILGHAYTPVVEAVQAAAAGGTSFGAPTVGENELAELIIECVPSVERVRLVNSGTEATMSALRLARGFTGRPLVVKFAGNYHGHVDSLLVAAGSAAATLGAPNSPGVTPGAAGDTLVLPYNDPAALDDAFGQHGPQIAAVIFEPVCGNMGVVAPTQAFRDALAELTKQHGALLIADEVMTGFRLSLGGAQQLLGITPDLTTLGKIVGGGLPVGAYGGRDDVMSHVLPEGKVFQAGTLSGNPLATAAGCATLRALRDNPPYERLDELGAMLYRGLHQAAEDAGVPHYVARVGSMATLFFVNEPVTSWDTASRCDTAAFAKYFWSMLNRGIYLPCSQYEANFISAAHTEADIQRTIDAAQESLAELAA from the coding sequence ATGCCCAAGCTCGACCACTCCGCCAGCCACCAAGCCTTCGCCCGCGCCAAGCAGCTCATGCCGGGCGGCGTCAACAGCCCGGCCCGGGCGTTTGGCGCCGTCGGCGGCGAGCCGTTGCTCATCGCCAGCGCCGCGGGCGCCACGATGACCGACATCGACGGCAACCAGTACCTCGACTACGTCGGCTCCTGGGGCCCGATGATCCTAGGGCACGCCTACACGCCCGTGGTCGAGGCGGTCCAGGCGGCCGCCGCTGGCGGGACCAGCTTCGGCGCGCCGACCGTTGGCGAGAACGAGCTCGCCGAGCTGATTATCGAGTGCGTCCCCAGCGTCGAGCGGGTGCGGCTGGTCAACTCCGGCACCGAGGCGACCATGAGCGCGCTGCGACTCGCGCGGGGGTTCACGGGCCGACCGCTGGTGGTGAAGTTTGCCGGCAACTACCACGGACACGTCGACAGCCTGCTGGTGGCGGCCGGCAGCGCGGCGGCCACGCTCGGCGCGCCCAACTCGCCAGGCGTAACGCCCGGCGCCGCGGGCGACACGCTCGTGCTCCCCTACAACGACCCCGCCGCGTTGGACGACGCCTTCGGCCAGCACGGGCCGCAGATCGCCGCGGTCATCTTCGAACCGGTGTGCGGCAACATGGGGGTGGTGGCGCCGACACAGGCGTTCCGCGACGCGCTCGCCGAGCTCACCAAACAACACGGCGCGCTGCTGATCGCCGATGAGGTGATGACCGGCTTCCGGCTGTCGCTGGGCGGCGCTCAGCAGCTGCTCGGCATCACTCCCGACCTCACGACGCTCGGCAAGATCGTCGGCGGTGGCCTGCCGGTCGGCGCCTACGGCGGCCGCGACGACGTCATGTCGCACGTGCTGCCCGAGGGCAAGGTCTTCCAGGCGGGGACGCTCAGCGGCAACCCACTGGCGACCGCCGCGGGGTGCGCGACGCTCCGCGCCCTGCGCGACAACCCTCCTTACGAGCGGCTCGACGAGCTCGGCGCGATGCTGTACCGCGGGCTGCACCAGGCCGCCGAAGACGCCGGGGTCCCCCACTACGTAGCGCGGGTCGGCAGCATGGCCACGCTGTTCTTCGTCAACGAACCGGTCACGTCGTGGGACACGGCGAGCCGCTGCGACACCGCGGCGTTCGCCAAGTACTTCTGGTCGATGCTCAACCGCGGGATCTACTTGCCGTGCAGCCAGTACGAGGCAAACTTCATCTCGGCCGCGCACACTGAGGCGGACATCCAGCGGACGATCGACGCGGCCCAAGAGTCGCTGGCGGAACTGGCCGCCTGA
- the tsaB gene encoding tRNA (adenosine(37)-N6)-threonylcarbamoyltransferase complex dimerization subunit type 1 TsaB — MKLIAIETSERVGSLCALSIESGDGPGGEPVAIPASLPAGVRSAQSLAPCLKELIEKTSWPLAELDAVAVSSGPGSFTGLRIGVTAAKMLAYAAGCGVVEVNTLHAIAAQSGGAGGPGWVVMDAQRNELFAAPVDADGACGEVAVLPASKWLSELSPGVWVSGPVVRKLRSELPQGVSVAEESSWAPQAETIARLAAPRVAAGELAAATEVLPRYFRLSAAEEKRLGQGAP, encoded by the coding sequence GTGAAACTGATCGCCATCGAGACTTCCGAGCGGGTTGGGTCGCTGTGTGCCCTGAGCATCGAGTCAGGGGACGGGCCGGGGGGCGAGCCGGTCGCCATTCCGGCGTCGCTGCCGGCGGGCGTGCGTTCGGCGCAGTCGCTCGCGCCTTGCCTGAAGGAGCTGATCGAAAAGACCAGCTGGCCCCTGGCCGAATTGGACGCGGTGGCGGTTTCATCGGGTCCGGGGTCGTTTACGGGCCTGCGGATCGGCGTCACGGCGGCGAAAATGCTGGCCTACGCGGCTGGGTGTGGGGTGGTGGAGGTGAACACGCTGCACGCCATCGCCGCGCAGTCGGGCGGCGCCGGTGGTCCTGGCTGGGTCGTGATGGACGCTCAGCGCAACGAGCTGTTCGCCGCCCCGGTAGACGCCGACGGGGCCTGCGGCGAGGTCGCGGTGCTGCCCGCCAGCAAGTGGCTTTCCGAACTTTCGCCCGGGGTGTGGGTTTCCGGTCCGGTGGTGCGGAAGCTACGCAGCGAGCTGCCACAAGGGGTTTCGGTCGCCGAGGAGAGTTCTTGGGCGCCACAGGCCGAGACGATCGCCCGGTTGGCAGCGCCGCGGGTCGCGGCGGGCGAGCTGGCCGCGGCGACCGAGGTGCTGCCGCGGTACTTCCGCCTGAGCGCGGCGGAAGAGAAGCGGCTGGGGCAGGGGGCGCCGTAG
- a CDS encoding metallophosphoesterase family protein produces MRRAIISDIHGNFEALSTVLDHIGQQDVSEIFCLGDIIGYGPNPCECLDLVMRRTKVCLLGNHDQAALFDPEGFNSGAERAIFWTRDQLENGSGARVDIDARWDFLGGLPRTHRDGPWLFVHGSPRNPVNEYVFPEDIYNQKKMEKLFSLVEKGCFQGHTHVPGVFTESRTFLTPEEAEFKYTVGEQKFMVNVGSVGQPRDGDPRSCYVILEYEPGGSATVTFHRVDYDRGATADKIYNIPDLDNFLGDRIKQGR; encoded by the coding sequence TTGAGACGCGCAATCATCAGCGACATCCACGGCAACTTCGAGGCGCTCTCCACCGTGCTCGACCACATCGGGCAGCAGGACGTCTCGGAGATCTTCTGCCTGGGCGACATCATCGGCTACGGCCCCAACCCGTGCGAGTGCCTGGACCTGGTGATGCGGCGGACCAAGGTCTGCCTGCTGGGCAACCACGACCAGGCCGCGCTGTTTGACCCCGAGGGCTTCAACAGCGGCGCCGAGCGCGCGATCTTCTGGACCCGCGACCAGCTGGAGAACGGCTCGGGCGCGCGTGTGGACATCGACGCCCGCTGGGACTTCCTGGGCGGCCTGCCCCGCACGCACCGCGACGGCCCGTGGCTGTTTGTGCACGGCTCGCCCCGCAATCCGGTGAACGAGTACGTCTTCCCGGAAGACATCTACAACCAGAAGAAGATGGAGAAGCTCTTCAGCCTGGTTGAGAAGGGCTGCTTCCAGGGGCACACCCACGTGCCCGGCGTGTTCACCGAGAGCCGCACGTTCCTCACCCCGGAAGAGGCCGAGTTCAAGTACACGGTCGGCGAGCAGAAGTTCATGGTCAACGTCGGGTCGGTGGGGCAGCCGCGCGACGGCGACCCGCGCTCCTGCTACGTGATCCTGGAGTACGAGCCGGGCGGTTCGGCCACCGTCACCTTCCACCGCGTCGACTACGACCGCGGCGCCACGGCCGACAAGATCTACAACATCCCCGACCTGGATAACTTCCTCGGGGACCGCATCAAGCAGGGACGCTGA